One genomic window of Arvicanthis niloticus isolate mArvNil1 chromosome 24, mArvNil1.pat.X, whole genome shotgun sequence includes the following:
- the Psmd9 gene encoding 26S proteasome non-ATPase regulatory subunit 9, with protein sequence MSGEEVPNRAESSEARAAAVSDIQELMRRKEEIEAQIKANYDVLESQKGIGMSEPLVDCEGYPRADVDLYQVRTARHNIICLQNDHKALMKQVEEALHQLHARDKEKQARDMAEAREEAMSHLLGSSSPTLPQAFARVKSISPGSPASIAGLQVDDEIVEFGSVNTQNFQSLQNVGTVVHHSEGKPLNVTVIRRGEKHRLRLTPTRWAGKGLLGCNIIPLQR encoded by the exons ATGTCGGGTGAGGAAGTCCCGAACAGGGCAGAGTCCTCCGAGGCCCGTGCGGCCGCGGTCAGCGACATCCAGGAGCTGATGCGACGCAAGGAGGAGATCGAGGCTCAGATCAAGGCTAATTATGACGTCCTGGAGAGC CAAAAAGGAATTGGCATGAGTGAGCCGCTGGTGGACTGTGAGGGCTATCCCCGGGCAGATGTGGACTTGTACCAGGTCCGAACAGCAAGACACAACATCATCT GTCTCCAGAATGATCACAAGGCACTGATGAAGCAGGTGGAGGAGGCCCTGCACCAGCTACACGCTCGGGACAAAGAGAAGCAGGCTCGGGACATGGCTGAAGCCCGAGAAGAGGCCATGAGCCACTTGCTGGGCTCCAGCAGCCCCACCCTGCCCCAGGCCTTTGCCAGAGTGAAAAGTATCAGCCCTGGTTCCCCAGCCAGTATTGCG GGTCTGCAGGTGGACGATGAGATTGTGGAGTTCGGCTCCGTCAACACCCAAAACTTCCAGTCACTGCAGAACGTGGGCACTGTGGTGCACCACAGCGAGGGG aagcccCTGAATGTGACAGTGATCCGCAGAGGGGAGAAGCACCGGCTCAGACTGACTCCAACCCGCTGGGCAGGAAAAGGACTGCTGGG CTGCAACATTATTCCTCTCCAAAGATGA